In a single window of the Neodiprion virginianus isolate iyNeoVirg1 chromosome 1, iyNeoVirg1.1, whole genome shotgun sequence genome:
- the LOC124308019 gene encoding putative uncharacterized protein DDB_G0282133, translating into MNTYATPQRYEILDSEGYGSASSPESTNPRSCWPAPESLILGYPQPPRSRGSSCDSVSSVDSRNHEYQELTAFTVGDNFPGNPSLCGPASFEANCASSLAEISLYKGYNPSRQNDYCRGIGNGKSGNQSQQQDFQENIGSFSSRGNFPGCGEAQFQKSDNVYLALDGLYNNNNNNTSNNNNNIDNASRTVTTLTATASSYTGGIVKCAGEQFSQKIGTAVYGSNFGRSSDGLLYAGIETRVHDQIQCADLNNSSSKTSESEAVEPSMKIGDHRRHHRNHNHNHNHNHNHNHHPHEQFSTTRYEDGDFRIEFEDDELNEKDNLHKVKSGAPGVEVLKKRRLAANARERRRMNSLNDAFDRLRDVVPSLGNDRKLSKFETLQMAQTYISALYELLQRE; encoded by the coding sequence ATGAACACCTACGCTACGCCGCAGCGATACGAGATCCTCGATTCCGAGGGTTACGGTTCTGCCAGCAGCCCCGAATCAACGAATCCGCGAAGCTGTTGGCCGGCCCCGGAATCTCTGATACTCGGCTACCCGCAGCCACCGAGATCCAGAGGAAGCAGCTGCGACAGCGTCAGTTCGGTCGACAGTCGTAATCACGAGTACCAGGAGCTGACCGCCTTTACGGTTGGCGATAATTTCCCGGGAAATCCGTCGTTATGCGGTCCGGCGAGTTTCGAGGCGAACTGCGCGAGCAGCCTCGCCGAGATCAGTTTGTACAAGGGTTACAATCCCAGCCGTCAGAACGATTATTGCAGAGGGATCGGTAACGGAAAATCCGGAAATCAAAGCCAGCAGCAGGATTTTCAAGAAAACATCGGGAGCTTTTCGTCCCGAGGAAATTTTCCCGGTTGCGGTGAAGCTCAGTTTCAAAAATCCGATAACGTTTACCTCGCTCTCGACGGTTTgtacaacaataacaacaacaacaccagcaacaacaacaacaacatcgaCAACGCTTCGAGGACCGTGACGACGTTGACTGCAACCGCGTCATCCTACACCGGTGGTATCGTCAAGTGTGCGGGGGAACAGTTTTCGCAAAAAATCGGTACCGCGGTTTACGGTAGCAATTTCGGACGAAGTTCAGACGGCTTGTTATACGCGGGTATCGAGACTCGCGTTCACGATCAGATCCAGTGCGCGGACTTGAACAATTCGAGCTCGAAAACTTCGGAAAGCGAAGCTGTTGAACCGTCGATGAAAATCGGCGACCATCGTCGCCATCACCGTAATCATAATCATAATCACAATCACAATCATAATCATAATCATCACCCGCACGAGCAGTTCTCGACAACGAGATACGAGGACGGTGATTTTCGCATCGAATTCGAGGACGACGAGCTTAACGAGAAGGACAATTTGCATAAAGTTAAGTCCGGCGCGCCGGGAGTCGAGGTATTGAAAAAACGACGCCTAGCCGCGAACGCGAGGGAGAGAAGGAGGATGAACAGTTTAAACGACGCGTTTGACAGACTTAGGGACGTTGTGCCCAGTCTGGGTAACGACAGGAAACTCAGCAAGTTCGAAACCCTGCAAATGGCTCAGACCTACATATCGGCCCTCTACGAATTACTTCAGCGCGAATAG